A window of the Arenibacter algicola genome harbors these coding sequences:
- the yajC gene encoding preprotein translocase subunit YajC, translated as MLEQYPYLPLILMFVVVYFFMIAPQRKRQKQEKKFTEELKKGDKVVTKSGMHGKIVDLNDNDFSCVIETMAGKIKFDRTAISMEMSKKVNAPEKK; from the coding sequence ATGTTAGAACAATATCCATATCTTCCACTCATATTGATGTTTGTAGTGGTGTATTTTTTTATGATCGCACCACAAAGAAAGCGTCAAAAACAAGAGAAGAAATTTACCGAAGAATTAAAAAAGGGAGATAAAGTTGTTACCAAGAGCGGTATGCACGGTAAAATAGTTGATTTGAACGACAATGATTTTTCCTGTGTTATTGAGACTATGGCCGGGAAGATAAAATTTGATCGTACCGCCATATCCATGGAGATGAGCAAAAAAGTAAACGCACCCGAAAAGAAGTAA
- a CDS encoding DUF1573 domain-containing protein: protein MKRVFLTLSIVSVLVLSSCKEKASSKIEASNVEVAAERDAAAKSLPVMEFDKVEHDFGSIDQNAPQETIFTFTNTGDAPLIITDAKSSCGCTIPEYPKNTPIAPGEKGEMLVKFNGSGQNQVTKTITVTANTSKGTETLRIKAFVTPKGAGPVGPVK, encoded by the coding sequence ATGAAAAGAGTATTCTTAACCTTAAGTATTGTTTCTGTTCTTGTCCTTTCCTCCTGTAAGGAAAAGGCCTCCAGTAAAATAGAAGCTTCCAATGTAGAGGTTGCTGCCGAAAGGGATGCAGCTGCCAAAAGTCTTCCAGTTATGGAATTCGATAAAGTAGAGCACGATTTTGGATCTATAGATCAAAATGCGCCCCAGGAAACAATTTTTACATTTACAAATACCGGTGATGCTCCTTTGATCATTACCGACGCAAAAAGCAGCTGTGGTTGTACCATTCCTGAGTATCCAAAGAATACTCCAATAGCACCAGGTGAAAAAGGTGAAATGTTGGTTAAATTTAATGGTTCTGGACAAAATCAGGTTACCAAGACTATAACCGTTACTGCCAATACTAGTAAAGGAACCGAAACACTTAGAATAAAAGCATTTGTAACTCCAAAAGGAGCAGGTCCTGTAGGTCCTGTTAAATAA
- the nusB gene encoding transcription antitermination factor NusB, with amino-acid sequence MLTRRHIRVKVMQCIYALTQSKDDSLEKQEKFLKVSIENMYTLYLLMLSLFIELHERAENQLSLSSKKYLKNNTDSYPNKEKFLRNKLLLQIAGNKTLKDELSKRKLNNWYLNEEYIRIIYNEVMESEIYAKYMSNADSTYEEDKRLIIDLFRDIIAPNEKIYDYFEDDKLTWVDDIPIVNTFLLKQFKKVKESTVPSYFLPPLFKDEDDMVYANRLLTKTLLNNSKLEQEIEGKTPNWDKDRIADIDAILLKMAICELLNFPSIPERVTINEFLEIAKEYSTPKSSIFINGILDKLVREYKEEGKLKKVGRGLL; translated from the coding sequence ATGCTTACAAGAAGGCACATTAGGGTTAAAGTTATGCAATGTATTTATGCATTGACGCAATCGAAGGATGATTCCCTTGAAAAACAAGAGAAATTTTTGAAAGTAAGCATAGAGAACATGTACACTCTTTACCTGTTAATGCTGAGTCTTTTTATAGAGTTACATGAAAGGGCGGAGAACCAGCTTAGCCTTTCCTCCAAAAAATACCTAAAAAACAATACAGATTCCTATCCCAACAAGGAAAAATTCCTAAGAAATAAACTTTTGCTTCAAATTGCGGGAAACAAGACGTTAAAAGATGAATTATCCAAAAGAAAATTGAACAACTGGTATTTGAACGAAGAATACATCAGGATAATTTACAATGAGGTTATGGAAAGTGAGATATATGCCAAATATATGTCCAATGCCGATAGTACTTATGAGGAGGACAAAAGGCTTATAATCGATTTGTTCCGGGATATTATTGCGCCCAATGAAAAGATTTACGATTATTTTGAAGATGACAAATTAACATGGGTAGATGATATACCCATTGTAAACACCTTTCTCTTAAAGCAGTTTAAAAAAGTAAAGGAAAGTACTGTCCCTTCCTATTTTTTACCGCCTCTTTTTAAGGATGAGGACGATATGGTATACGCCAATAGACTATTGACGAAAACTTTGCTGAACAATTCCAAACTGGAACAAGAGATAGAAGGTAAAACACCTAATTGGGACAAGGATCGAATTGCAGATATCGATGCCATACTTTTGAAAATGGCAATTTGCGAACTACTCAATTTTCCCTCTATACCGGAACGGGTTACTATAAACGAGTTTTTAGAAATTGCCAAGGAATACTCCACTCCCAAGAGTAGCATATTTATAAATGGTATATTGGATAAGCTGGTGAGGGAATATAAGGAGGAAGGGAAACTAAAAAAAGTGGGTAGGGGTTTGTTATAA